The Niastella koreensis GR20-10 genome includes a window with the following:
- a CDS encoding FAD binding domain-containing protein — MIPVAFDYEKVHTIDEAIAALSNDDTKILAGGHSLIPAMKLRLSRPEKLIDIGGITALKDIKEEDGEIVIGAAATHADILYHPLIRTHLPFFTEGAAMIGDMQVRNHGTIGGSLAHADPAADWPAMVLAADATIEMQGPNGRRSIKATEFFTGLFSTALEPNELITAIRIAMPPDGTKSTYQKFAQPASRFSLAACAVMRFPDGGTTIAFTGVADHAFRDTGAEHVISGKPIDDDSIEKAMQAALQMVDVLSDHYASEAYRKHLAKVYLRKALLAVKG, encoded by the coding sequence ATGATCCCAGTTGCATTTGACTACGAAAAAGTACACACTATAGACGAGGCCATCGCGGCCTTATCGAATGACGATACAAAAATACTGGCCGGTGGACATAGCCTGATTCCTGCCATGAAGCTGCGGTTGAGCCGCCCGGAAAAATTGATCGATATTGGCGGCATTACGGCCTTAAAAGATATTAAGGAAGAGGATGGCGAAATTGTCATCGGCGCGGCCGCCACGCATGCCGATATCCTGTATCATCCGCTTATCAGAACCCACCTGCCCTTCTTTACAGAAGGCGCTGCCATGATCGGTGATATGCAGGTGCGTAATCATGGTACTATTGGCGGCAGCCTCGCACATGCCGATCCGGCGGCAGACTGGCCGGCGATGGTGCTGGCAGCCGATGCCACCATTGAAATGCAGGGCCCAAACGGCCGCAGAAGTATAAAAGCCACTGAGTTCTTCACCGGGTTGTTTTCAACCGCACTGGAACCTAATGAGCTTATTACAGCCATTCGCATAGCAATGCCACCGGATGGCACCAAAAGCACCTATCAGAAATTTGCACAGCCTGCATCGCGGTTTTCGCTGGCCGCCTGTGCCGTTATGCGTTTTCCCGATGGCGGAACTACTATTGCATTTACCGGTGTGGCTGACCATGCATTTCGTGATACGGGCGCCGAACACGTCATCAGTGGCAAGCCCATCGATGACGACTCCATTGAAAAAGCCATGCAGGCAGCTTTGCAGATGGTGGATGTATTGAGTGACCACTATGCATCGGAAGCATACCGTAAACACCTTGCGAAAGTTTATTTAAGAAAGGCATTACTGGCCGTGAAAGGATAA
- a CDS encoding CoxG family protein, which translates to MQLAGKYVLHAAPPIVWATLMNKDTLARVVPGISRLEQTGDHSYKSILDIKLGPVSGSFTGNLHLDDLQEPNAFTLKAQQNSKIGNANAAIRINLAAVGTGDTEIAFDGDVKLSGMLATLGQRVMGGVSNTLTKQFFSNLEKEIDHTPA; encoded by the coding sequence ATGCAATTAGCGGGGAAATATGTATTGCATGCAGCGCCACCCATTGTTTGGGCGACCCTGATGAACAAAGATACCCTTGCCCGGGTAGTGCCCGGTATTTCCCGCCTTGAACAAACCGGCGATCATTCTTATAAATCAATTCTGGATATAAAGCTGGGGCCCGTTAGCGGCTCCTTCACTGGCAACCTGCATCTCGACGATTTGCAGGAACCCAATGCATTTACCCTTAAAGCACAACAAAACAGTAAAATAGGCAATGCCAATGCCGCTATCAGGATCAACCTGGCCGCAGTGGGTACAGGTGATACCGAGATCGCATTTGATGGAGATGTAAAACTAAGCGGCATGCTGGCAACCCTGGGGCAACGGGTTATGGGTGGGGTTTCGAACACGCTCACCAAACAATTTTTTTCAAACCTCGAAAAAGAGATCGACCACACACCTGCATAG
- a CDS encoding ubiquinol-cytochrome c reductase iron-sulfur subunit, protein MNRRDFIANTCAACLGATAVSTLLSSCSGTRYASGTMGKDGITLSADEFKLNKKGRGGHRPFIIVRNESLKYPIYVYRFGETEYSAVWMQCTHQGAELQASGDQLQCTAHGSEFSNKGKVTNGPADKDLRSFPVTVNNNELFIDLRKV, encoded by the coding sequence ATGAACCGCAGAGATTTTATTGCAAATACTTGCGCTGCCTGTTTGGGCGCTACGGCCGTATCGACGTTATTGTCGTCCTGTTCGGGTACCCGCTATGCCAGCGGTACTATGGGCAAAGATGGCATTACCCTAAGCGCCGATGAATTTAAATTGAATAAAAAGGGCAGGGGCGGTCACCGGCCGTTTATTATTGTACGTAACGAAAGCCTGAAATATCCCATTTATGTATATCGCTTTGGCGAAACCGAATACAGCGCCGTTTGGATGCAATGCACCCACCAGGGCGCTGAGTTACAGGCATCCGGCGATCAGCTGCAATGCACGGCCCATGGGAGCGAGTTCAGCAATAAGGGAAAAGTGACCAATGGCCCGGCCGATAAAGACCTGCGCAGCTTTCCCGTTACGGTAAACAACAATGAATTATTTATCGATCTCAGAAAAGTATGA
- a CDS encoding AraC family transcriptional regulator → MSLSNPILDLNKSVVNVPFEIHTMEWIAQNRFQQNEGPHRHSYFAIIWVKKGSGTHLIDLEKYELEDNTVYCITPGQVHDLRPTGPIDGYVISFMAEFLGGAEENYDLLFNTGLFYTFSNSPVIKVSWDMGEEMQDAVNRMLKEFNNFFILRAEILRGFLKIFLIYLTRQYERPKENEAHSKSIDLVKQFFALVEKQYTTKKMVTDYAEELAVTPNHLNEVVKKITGSPASHHIQQRIILEAKRQAVYSRVTMKEIAYELGFDDTAHFSKFFKNASGESFSDFRARNQSS, encoded by the coding sequence ATGTCCTTAAGCAATCCTATACTGGACCTCAACAAATCGGTGGTGAATGTACCCTTTGAGATACACACCATGGAATGGATAGCGCAAAACCGTTTCCAGCAAAATGAAGGTCCTCACCGGCACAGTTATTTTGCGATCATCTGGGTAAAAAAAGGAAGTGGCACCCATTTGATAGACCTGGAGAAATATGAGCTGGAAGACAATACCGTTTACTGTATTACGCCCGGCCAGGTTCATGACCTGAGACCAACCGGTCCTATAGACGGCTATGTAATCTCCTTTATGGCAGAGTTCCTGGGCGGGGCCGAAGAAAATTATGATCTCCTGTTCAATACCGGTTTATTCTATACCTTTTCCAATTCGCCCGTGATAAAAGTAAGCTGGGATATGGGTGAAGAAATGCAGGACGCCGTGAACAGAATGCTGAAAGAGTTCAATAACTTCTTCATTTTGCGGGCCGAGATCCTGCGAGGTTTTCTAAAAATATTCCTGATCTACCTTACCCGGCAATACGAACGGCCAAAAGAAAATGAAGCCCATTCAAAAAGCATCGACCTGGTAAAACAATTCTTTGCACTGGTTGAAAAGCAGTACACTACCAAAAAAATGGTGACCGATTATGCAGAAGAACTGGCCGTTACCCCCAACCACCTGAATGAAGTAGTAAAGAAAATAACCGGTTCCCCCGCCAGCCATCATATTCAACAACGCATTATCCTGGAAGCCAAACGGCAGGCCGTGTATTCAAGGGTTACCATGAAGGAGATTGCCTACGAATTGGGATTTGATGACACAGCTCATTTTAGTAAGTTCTTTAAGAATGCCTCCGGCGAATCCTTTTCCGATTTTAGAGCTAGAAATCAAAGTTCTTAG
- a CDS encoding dihydrofolate reductase family protein translates to MRRLVLFMHVSLDGFVTDPNGGMGFIKVNEEIFDYVGDRTNRSDMAMYGRITYEMMDAYWPTAGDEPDASKHDKEHSAWYNKVDKVVLSKSMKGQQKPNTIIISEDVEHRIKALKQQAGSEILIFGSPGAAHSLMQYGLIDEFWLFVNPVLVGGGIPLFNNTQLPAELKLANSKSFSNGVVCLGYEKA, encoded by the coding sequence ATGCGACGTCTGGTTTTATTTATGCACGTAAGCCTTGATGGTTTTGTTACCGATCCCAACGGCGGTATGGGTTTTATAAAAGTAAATGAAGAGATCTTTGATTATGTAGGCGACCGCACCAATCGTTCTGACATGGCTATGTATGGCCGGATTACTTATGAAATGATGGATGCTTACTGGCCAACAGCGGGCGATGAACCCGATGCTTCCAAGCACGACAAAGAACACAGCGCCTGGTACAACAAGGTAGATAAAGTGGTGTTGTCAAAAAGCATGAAAGGACAGCAGAAACCCAATACCATTATCATTAGTGAGGATGTGGAGCACAGGATAAAAGCATTGAAGCAACAGGCGGGTTCAGAGATCCTGATCTTCGGCAGCCCTGGCGCCGCTCATTCGCTGATGCAATATGGATTGATCGATGAGTTCTGGCTTTTTGTAAATCCCGTGTTGGTAGGCGGTGGAATTCCGCTGTTTAACAATACCCAACTGCCTGCGGAGTTGAAACTGGCGAATAGTAAATCGTTTTCCAATGGGGTGGTTTGTTTGGGATACGAGAAAGCCTAA
- a CDS encoding xanthine dehydrogenase family protein molybdopterin-binding subunit, giving the protein MSTNGLIGRAVKRVEDKRFITGHGNYTDDIVLPHQTYAVFVRSQYAHAKIVRVDTTAAKAMPGVIAIYTGADLADVNGVPCGWQVNFKNGDTMKEPKHPLLVADKARHVGDAIAIVIAETKDQATDAADAVEVEMEELPCVVDAFKAVQAGAPLVHDDVPNNKSFDWVLGNPLGEVNEAMDKATHVTTLDFVNQRLVPNAIEPRSYNSSYDPVTEKYTLYTSSQNPHLVRLLMCAFVLGIPEHKVRVVSPDVGGGFGSKIFHYTEEALLTWCSKQIGRPVKWTSERSESFLLDAHGRDHVTKAEMGFDNDGKIVALRVKTYANLGAYLSTFSSCVPTYLHGTLLQGLYTTPKINVDVTAVFTNTTPVDAYRGAGRPEATYLLERLIDLAALEMNVDPADLRFRNFIPPFDGVQQPGYQTQVALQYDSGNYEGVLKKGLEMINYPEVRRVQQEAAHNGKLVGIGFSTYIEACGIAPSAIVGALGCRAGLFEVGQVRVQPTGKVSVYTGSHSHGQGHETTFAQIVADKLGINLTDVEVVHGDSDSVAFGMGTYGSRSLAVGGSAIMKSIDKIIEKGKKIAAHKLEASADDVEFASGKFTVKGTDKSIGFGEVALTAYVPHVYPKDLEPGLDFSSFYDPANFTYPFGCHIAVVEVDKETGKVSLKRFVAVDDVGNVINPMIVEGQIHGGVVQGIGQALFEGAEYDENGQLTNGSYMDYCMPRADDFPMFETASQVTPCPHNPLGVKGAGEAGTIGSAPAIVNAVIDALWSGGHKVKDIRMPLTPERVWHALQDELTS; this is encoded by the coding sequence ATGAGCACCAACGGATTAATTGGAAGGGCCGTTAAACGGGTTGAAGACAAACGGTTTATTACCGGCCATGGTAACTACACCGATGATATTGTGCTGCCCCATCAAACCTATGCGGTATTTGTACGAAGCCAGTATGCACACGCAAAGATTGTGCGCGTTGATACTACCGCCGCCAAAGCCATGCCGGGCGTGATAGCCATCTATACCGGCGCAGACCTGGCTGACGTAAATGGCGTTCCCTGCGGCTGGCAGGTGAACTTCAAAAACGGCGATACCATGAAGGAACCGAAGCATCCCCTGTTGGTGGCCGATAAAGCCAGGCATGTGGGCGATGCCATCGCCATTGTTATTGCCGAAACAAAAGACCAGGCAACCGATGCAGCCGATGCCGTGGAAGTGGAAATGGAAGAACTGCCTTGTGTAGTGGATGCTTTCAAAGCCGTTCAGGCCGGTGCGCCCCTGGTGCACGACGATGTGCCCAACAATAAAAGCTTCGACTGGGTACTGGGCAATCCCCTGGGAGAAGTGAACGAAGCGATGGACAAAGCCACCCATGTGACCACGCTTGATTTTGTAAACCAGCGGCTGGTGCCCAATGCCATCGAGCCCCGCAGTTATAACAGCTCCTACGATCCTGTTACCGAAAAATATACCTTATACACCAGCTCGCAAAACCCGCACCTGGTGCGGCTGCTGATGTGCGCATTTGTATTGGGCATTCCCGAACATAAAGTACGGGTGGTGAGCCCCGATGTGGGTGGCGGCTTCGGCAGCAAGATCTTCCATTATACCGAAGAAGCCCTGCTTACCTGGTGCAGCAAACAAATTGGCCGCCCGGTAAAATGGACATCAGAACGAAGTGAAAGTTTTCTACTCGATGCGCATGGCCGCGATCATGTTACCAAAGCCGAAATGGGTTTTGATAATGATGGAAAGATCGTGGCGCTGCGTGTAAAAACATATGCCAACCTCGGCGCTTACTTATCTACATTCAGCAGTTGCGTGCCCACCTATTTACATGGCACCCTGCTGCAAGGTTTATACACAACACCTAAAATAAATGTTGATGTAACTGCTGTTTTCACAAACACCACCCCGGTAGACGCCTACCGAGGCGCCGGTCGTCCGGAGGCTACCTATTTACTGGAACGCCTGATCGACCTGGCTGCCCTTGAGATGAACGTTGACCCGGCCGACCTGCGATTCAGGAATTTCATTCCACCATTCGATGGCGTACAACAACCCGGTTATCAAACCCAGGTAGCACTGCAATATGACAGCGGTAACTATGAGGGGGTTTTAAAGAAAGGGTTGGAAATGATTAACTATCCTGAAGTACGCCGCGTACAACAGGAAGCTGCTCACAATGGCAAACTGGTGGGCATAGGTTTCTCTACGTATATTGAAGCCTGTGGCATCGCCCCTTCTGCCATTGTGGGCGCCCTGGGTTGCCGCGCCGGTTTGTTTGAAGTAGGCCAGGTGCGCGTTCAACCCACCGGCAAAGTAAGCGTGTATACCGGTTCCCATTCACACGGGCAAGGCCACGAAACCACTTTTGCCCAGATAGTGGCCGATAAACTGGGCATCAACCTCACCGATGTGGAAGTGGTGCATGGCGATAGCGACAGCGTTGCCTTCGGCATGGGCACCTATGGCTCGCGCAGTTTGGCCGTAGGTGGCAGCGCCATTATGAAAAGTATTGACAAGATCATTGAAAAGGGAAAGAAAATAGCCGCGCATAAACTGGAAGCCAGTGCCGATGATGTTGAATTTGCCTCGGGCAAATTCACCGTGAAAGGCACCGATAAATCGATCGGGTTTGGCGAGGTAGCACTCACCGCCTATGTACCGCATGTGTATCCTAAAGACCTGGAACCTGGTCTTGATTTCAGCAGCTTTTATGATCCCGCCAATTTCACCTATCCATTCGGGTGTCATATTGCCGTAGTGGAAGTAGATAAGGAAACCGGCAAGGTTTCATTGAAGCGTTTTGTGGCCGTGGACGATGTGGGCAACGTGATAAACCCCATGATCGTAGAAGGACAGATCCATGGTGGTGTGGTGCAGGGAATTGGTCAGGCCCTGTTTGAAGGCGCAGAATACGACGAAAACGGACAACTCACCAATGGCTCCTATATGGATTATTGCATGCCGCGGGCCGATGACTTCCCCATGTTTGAAACGGCCAGCCAGGTAACGCCCTGTCCGCATAACCCATTAGGCGTAAAAGGCGCCGGTGAAGCGGGCACTATTGGCAGCGCCCCGGCCATTGTAAATGCCGTGATCGATGCCTTGTGGAGCGGCGGGCATAAGGTCAAAGACATTCGGATGCCGTTGACACCGGAGAGGGTGTGGCATGCTTTGCAGGATGAGTTGACGAGTTGA
- a CDS encoding di-heme oxidoredictase family protein — translation MKKQWLVMGSLVTIIVAALACDKILPGKPADDSILDGPVDGLTGEQHQMFLRGDVAFNDDVFTVATGLGPLFVSTSCGSCHAGDGKGHPFTTLTRFGQTDSTGNKFMQFGGPQLQNRAIPSFMPEQIPVGATFSKFTPPANTGLGFLDAVPDKTILSLADEHDADGDGISGRVNWITLPPYITYRPGTVEHNNKYIGRFGKKAAVYDLMQQTANAYNQDMGIVSTYEPYDSYTHAEIDPEVTNQKVLDLVFYLRTLKAPIPRNQNNPDVINGKQLFLNTGCAKCHVPELKTGDYAIAALANKTFQPYTDLLLHDMGPGLNDGYTEGSALTAEWRTPPLWGLGLSKNSQGGQYFLLHDGRATTISAAIKAHGGEGQSSNASFQKLSATDQALLIKFLESL, via the coding sequence ATGAAAAAGCAATGGCTGGTGATGGGCTCGCTGGTTACTATTATAGTGGCGGCCCTGGCTTGTGACAAGATCCTGCCGGGGAAGCCGGCCGATGATTCCATTTTGGATGGACCCGTAGACGGATTGACCGGCGAACAGCATCAAATGTTCCTGCGGGGCGATGTGGCGTTTAACGATGATGTTTTTACTGTGGCAACGGGGTTGGGACCGCTGTTTGTTTCCACCAGCTGTGGCAGCTGTCATGCCGGCGATGGCAAGGGACATCCCTTTACCACTTTAACACGGTTTGGGCAAACCGATAGTACCGGTAACAAATTCATGCAGTTTGGCGGACCGCAACTGCAAAACCGCGCCATTCCTTCATTTATGCCGGAACAGATCCCGGTGGGCGCTACTTTTTCAAAATTCACGCCGCCTGCGAATACGGGGCTGGGTTTCCTCGATGCGGTGCCTGATAAAACGATCCTTTCTTTAGCAGATGAACACGATGCCGACGGCGATGGAATATCGGGGCGGGTAAATTGGATAACGCTGCCTCCCTATATAACCTATCGCCCCGGCACCGTGGAGCATAACAATAAATATATAGGCCGTTTTGGCAAGAAGGCGGCGGTATACGACCTGATGCAGCAAACCGCCAATGCCTACAACCAGGATATGGGGATTGTATCTACCTATGAACCGTACGATTCGTATACCCACGCCGAGATCGATCCTGAGGTGACGAACCAGAAAGTGCTGGACCTGGTATTTTATTTACGAACGCTGAAAGCGCCCATTCCCCGAAATCAAAACAACCCCGATGTGATCAATGGGAAACAATTGTTCCTGAACACCGGCTGTGCCAAATGTCATGTACCCGAATTAAAAACCGGAGACTACGCAATTGCAGCGCTGGCCAATAAAACCTTTCAACCTTATACCGATCTGTTGTTGCACGATATGGGCCCCGGTTTAAATGATGGCTATACCGAAGGCTCGGCCCTGACCGCCGAATGGCGCACGCCGCCATTATGGGGACTGGGGCTTTCTAAAAATTCGCAGGGCGGACAATACTTCTTACTGCACGACGGGCGCGCCACTACCATTTCAGCAGCTATTAAAGCGCATGGCGGCGAAGGACAGTCCAGTAATGCCAGCTTTCAAAAATTATCAGCCACCGATCAGGCCCTGCTGATAAAATTTCTTGAATCACTGTAA
- a CDS encoding (2Fe-2S)-binding protein — protein MSTSIHVTVNGIQYNHLVEPRLLLVSYLRDVLRLTGTHVGCDTSSCGACTIHVNGKATKCCTMLAVQADGCEITTIEGLSHNGELHPLQEGFNECHGLQCGFCTPGMIMMAADLLQHNPQPSEESIRHALEGNFCRCTGYHNIVKSVQYAAEKMRTGEPVH, from the coding sequence ATGAGCACCAGCATCCATGTTACCGTTAACGGTATACAATACAATCATCTTGTTGAACCCCGGCTGTTACTGGTTAGTTACCTCCGCGATGTGTTGCGGCTAACCGGCACCCATGTAGGCTGCGATACCAGCAGTTGTGGCGCCTGCACCATACATGTAAACGGAAAGGCGACCAAATGCTGCACCATGCTGGCCGTTCAGGCCGATGGTTGTGAAATAACCACTATCGAAGGCCTGTCGCACAACGGCGAACTGCATCCGCTGCAGGAAGGTTTTAACGAATGCCACGGGCTGCAATGCGGTTTCTGTACGCCGGGCATGATCATGATGGCGGCCGATCTGTTGCAACACAACCCGCAACCCTCGGAAGAATCTATCCGGCATGCGCTGGAAGGAAACTTCTGCCGTTGCACGGGGTATCACAATATTGTGAAGTCGGTTCAGTATGCAGCAGAGAAGATGAGGACGGGCGAGCCGGTACATTGA
- a CDS encoding metal-dependent transcriptional regulator: protein MHSSAEENYLKAIYKLQEANGEMVATSALAQLLGIHMASVTDMLKKMSTKKLVAYQKSKGFKLTEKGKQAAIGIIRKHRLWEVFLVDKLGFRWDEVHDIAEQLEHIHSQDLIDKLDAYLDFPKTDPHGDPIPDAKGVFAISKSVLLAALSPGSQGKFTGVTDHSSAFLNYLDKIGLSLGDTIKVKEVEEFDKNYTLLLKGKKSVVVSFKVANSLLISE from the coding sequence GTGCATTCATCTGCTGAAGAAAATTATCTGAAAGCCATCTATAAATTACAGGAAGCTAACGGGGAAATGGTGGCCACATCGGCCCTGGCGCAGTTGCTGGGCATTCACATGGCTTCCGTTACCGATATGCTTAAAAAGATGAGCACCAAAAAACTGGTGGCTTATCAAAAATCAAAAGGATTTAAACTCACGGAAAAAGGAAAACAGGCGGCCATTGGCATTATCCGCAAGCACCGGTTGTGGGAAGTGTTCCTGGTTGATAAACTGGGGTTTCGCTGGGACGAAGTGCATGACATTGCCGAACAACTGGAGCATATCCACAGCCAGGACCTGATAGACAAACTGGACGCCTATCTCGACTTCCCCAAAACCGATCCGCATGGCGATCCCATTCCCGATGCCAAAGGCGTATTCGCCATCAGCAAATCGGTATTACTGGCGGCTTTGTCGCCCGGCAGCCAGGGCAAGTTCACCGGTGTTACCGATCACTCCAGCGCTTTTTTAAATTACCTCGATAAGATCGGGCTTTCCCTGGGCGATACCATTAAAGTGAAAGAGGTGGAAGAATTTGACAAGAATTACACGTTGTTGCTGAAAGGGAAAAAATCGGTGGTGGTAAGTTTTAAGGTAGCCAACAGTTTATTGATCAGCGAATAA
- a CDS encoding vWA domain-containing protein — MITRLTSLSQNIIQFCHYLRQHGFTVGIEEETLILQSLQQFDYTSHESFFLLLKMIICRSKANLDDFDNLFRQYWKQLDKLVDTKHKEGSKKKKPPTPEAQFASLNAWLKGNPKKETEETASYSLKESLSQKDFSAIPDNEVAELMKAIRSLARRLAAKANRRYELSNKVDLPDLRQTLRKNLRRGGELIDIMHRRPKRNRVKLLMLCDVSKSMELYSSFLLQFLYAFQQVYARMETFIFSTSLQRITPMLKQKYFLEALELLSAENEGWNSGTRIGESLHSFITSYGNKLIDSKTIVIILSDGWDTGNIELLKESMHRVHTKAKKVIWLNPLAGYAAYKPEVAGMKAAMPYIDVFAPVYNLQSLRKLAKYI; from the coding sequence ATGATTACCCGATTAACTTCTTTATCACAAAACATCATTCAATTCTGTCATTACCTGCGGCAGCATGGGTTCACCGTGGGTATAGAAGAAGAAACCCTGATACTGCAATCGCTGCAGCAGTTTGATTATACCAGTCACGAATCGTTCTTCCTGTTGTTAAAAATGATTATCTGCCGTAGTAAGGCCAACCTCGATGATTTTGACAACCTGTTTCGCCAGTACTGGAAACAACTCGACAAATTAGTTGATACCAAACATAAAGAAGGATCGAAAAAGAAAAAGCCACCTACCCCGGAAGCGCAATTTGCGTCGCTCAATGCCTGGTTAAAAGGCAATCCCAAAAAAGAAACGGAAGAAACTGCCAGCTACAGCCTAAAAGAATCGCTTTCGCAAAAAGACTTTTCCGCCATTCCCGACAATGAGGTGGCCGAGCTGATGAAAGCCATCCGGAGTTTAGCGCGCCGGCTGGCCGCCAAAGCCAACCGCCGGTATGAATTGTCGAACAAGGTAGACCTGCCCGATCTGCGACAGACCCTGCGAAAGAACCTGCGCCGTGGCGGCGAACTGATTGACATTATGCACCGCCGCCCCAAACGCAACCGTGTAAAACTGTTAATGCTGTGCGATGTAAGTAAATCAATGGAATTGTATTCCAGCTTCCTGTTACAGTTCCTGTACGCCTTTCAGCAGGTATACGCGCGGATGGAAACGTTTATCTTCAGCACGTCGTTACAACGGATAACGCCTATGCTGAAGCAAAAATATTTTCTGGAAGCGCTGGAATTATTAAGCGCGGAAAACGAAGGCTGGAACAGCGGCACCCGCATTGGAGAATCGTTGCACTCTTTTATTACCAGCTATGGCAACAAACTGATAGACTCCAAAACCATTGTCATTATCTTAAGCGATGGCTGGGATACCGGCAATATTGAGTTGCTGAAAGAAAGCATGCACCGGGTACACACCAAAGCAAAAAAGGTGATCTGGTTAAACCCGCTGGCCGGCTATGCAGCCTACAAACCGGAAGTAGCCGGAATGAAGGCGGCAATGCCGTATATTGATGTGTTTGCTCCTGTATATAACCTGCAAAGTCTTCGGAAGTTGGCTAAGTACATCTAA
- a CDS encoding AAA family ATPase, which produces MSNNLQLPDIQQMLLQQGYITDRSVAMSVFLSLQLNKPLLIEGPAGVGKTEIAKVMANALQTDLIRLQCYEGLDATHALYEWNYQRQLLHLKMTEHDTHSIDEKERTIFSEQFLMKRPLLQAITHTQKPVLLIDEVDRSDEEFESFLLEVLSDWQITIPEIGTIKATYIPQVILTGNRTRELSEALRRRCLYLYIDYPDFEKEWLIVKNKVPGIDARLGEQITRFMQELRKMKLEKTPGLAETLDWAMALSALHIDHLDKSIIEQTLGVVLKEWQDTRHVQVSLDELMEKTGVHTKI; this is translated from the coding sequence ATGTCAAACAATCTTCAGCTACCCGATATACAACAGATGCTCCTTCAACAAGGGTATATCACCGACAGATCCGTTGCCATGTCGGTGTTCCTGTCGTTGCAATTGAACAAGCCCTTGTTGATTGAAGGCCCGGCCGGCGTGGGCAAAACAGAGATCGCCAAAGTAATGGCCAATGCCCTGCAAACCGATCTGATAAGGCTGCAATGTTACGAAGGGCTCGATGCTACGCACGCCCTGTATGAATGGAATTACCAGCGGCAACTGCTGCACCTGAAAATGACCGAACACGACACCCACTCCATAGATGAAAAAGAAAGGACCATCTTCAGTGAACAGTTCCTGATGAAACGCCCCTTGTTACAGGCCATCACCCATACACAAAAACCTGTTTTGTTAATAGATGAGGTTGACCGCAGCGATGAAGAGTTTGAAAGCTTTTTGCTGGAAGTGCTGAGCGACTGGCAGATCACCATCCCGGAAATTGGCACCATTAAAGCCACCTATATTCCACAGGTGATCCTGACCGGTAATCGAACCCGCGAATTGAGCGAGGCCCTGCGTCGCCGGTGTTTGTATTTGTATATCGATTATCCTGATTTTGAAAAAGAATGGCTGATCGTAAAAAATAAAGTGCCCGGCATCGATGCCCGGCTAGGCGAACAGATTACGCGTTTCATGCAGGAATTGCGGAAAATGAAGCTGGAGAAAACGCCCGGCCTGGCTGAAACGCTCGACTGGGCCATGGCTTTATCGGCCCTGCACATCGACCACCTCGATAAATCCATCATTGAACAAACGCTGGGTGTGGTGTTGAAAGAGTGGCAGGATACTAGACACGTGCAGGTGTCGTTAGATGAGTTGATGGAGAAAACGGGGGTGCATACGAAAATTTAG